DNA sequence from the Pseudomonas tritici genome:
GCTAATCTCTGCACGTTCGTCCGCCTTCTGCGACCTAAGGTCGCGCCTAAAATGGAGCTTCACTCAACAAAACGGCCACGCTTTGCGTGCAAGGCCGAGGGAGAGAGCGCCTGACGGACACATACTAACAACTGGGGGAAACACCAATGAGCACTAGCACTGCGGCAGGTTCATCTGCTGCAAAGCCAGCGTTCCTGTCCAAGGAACGCATCATCGCCAAGCCCGGCTTCAACCGCTGGCTGGTTCCACCGGCCGCCCTGGCTATTCACCTTTGCATCGGCATGGCCTACGGGTTCTCGGTGTTCTGGCTGCCATTGTCCAAGGCGCTGGGTATCACCAAGCCGGTTGGTTGTGCGCCGGACATGAGCTTCATCGCCCAAGTCTTCTCGTCCCAATGCGACTGGCCCATCTCCATGCTGGGCTGGATCTACACCCTGTTCTTCATCTTCCTGGGCTGCTCGGCAGCCATCTGGGGCGGCTGGCTGGAACATGCCGGGCCACGTAAGGCCGGTGTTGTATCGGCGTTGTGCTGGTGTGGCGGCCTGTTGATCTCGGCGCTGGGTATCTATACCCACCAGATCTGGCTGATGTGGATCGGCTCCGGGGTCATCGGCGGTATCGGCCTGGGCCTGGGCTATATCTCGCCTGTATCGACCCTGATCAAGTGGTTCCCGGACAAGCGTGGCATGGCCACCGGTATGGCGATCATGGGCTTCGGCGGTGGTGCGATGGTTGGCGCCCCGTTGGCAGCCGCATTGATGGGGCACTTCGCAACGCCAGACAGCGTGGGTGTATGGCAGAGCTTCCTGGTGATGGCCGCGATCTATTTCGTGTTCATGATCGGCGGCGCCTTGTCCTACCGCGTTCCGCCAACCGGCTGGAAACCTGAGGGCTGGACCGCACCGGCGAAAAAAGCCAGCAACGCGATGATCACCCACCGCCACGTGCACGTGAACGTGGCGTGGAAAACCCCGCAGTTCCGTCTGGTTTGGCTGGTGCTGTGCCTGAACGTATCCGCCGGTATCGGCATCCTCGGCATGGCGTCGCCACTGCTGCAGGAAGTGTTCGGCGGCAAGCTGCTGGGTGTGGATGTACCGTTTGGTCAGCTGGATGCCGGTCAACTGGCTTCCATCGCAGCCATCGCCGCAGGTTTTACGGGGCTGTTGAGCCTGTTCAACATCGGTGGCCGGTTCTTCTGGGCGTCGTTCTCCGACTACCTGGGGCGTAAAAATACCTACTTCGTGTTCTTCGCCCTGGGCTTTGCCCTGTACGCGTTGATCCCGAACCTGGGGCATTTGGGCAACGTGGCGCTGTTTGTGGCGGCGTTCTGCATCATCCTGTCGATGTACGGCGGTGGTTTTGCGACCGTTCCGGCCTACCTGGCTGACCTGTTCGGCACGCAAATGGTCGGCGCGATCCACGGTCGCCTGCTGACTGCCTGGGCCGCTGCGGGCGTATTGGGCCCGGTGTTGGTGAACTACCTGCGTGAGTATCAGCTGAGCATTGGCGTTGAACGCGCGGCGGCCTACGACATCACCTTGTACATTCTCGCCGGCCTGCTGGTGCTGGGTTTCATCTGCAACCTGCTGGTGCGTCCGGTGGCCGACAAGTACTTCATGACCGACGCCGAATTGGCCGCCGAACAGGCGCTGGGCCATGACAAAGGCGCGGATGCGACCACTTCCCTGGAGTGGAAAGCGGCTTCCGGCACTGTGCCATTGGCGATTGCCGCCTGGCTGGTGGTGGGTATTCCGTTGGCGTGGGGTGTGTGGGTGACCCTGCAGAAGACGGCGGTACTGTTCCGCTAGCACCAAACCTGTAGTGAGCGGGCTTGCCCCGCGCTGGGTGGCGCAGCCGCCCCCAAAACCGGACACCGCGTTTTAACTGGAGAATTCGGTGTCTGGGTTGGGGCGGCTGCGCCACCCAGCGCGGGGCAAGCCCGCTCACTACACGACTGGCTCTCACATGTATGCACATGTCTATCCCCGACATCTCTCGCTTCAACTCGTCAGTCTTATCCCCTTCGATGTTTCTGTTTAGCGCCCGCGCCCCTATAATGGCTGCCTTTTTCGCCCAATGATTTTGCGGAGCTGGTGATGGCCGAACGTAAGGCGTCCGTCGAGCGCGACACTCTGGAAACCCAGATCAAAGCCTCGATCAACCTGGATGGCACCGGAAAGGCCCGATTTGATATCGGTGTCCCTTTTCTTGAGCACATGCTGGACCAGATCGCCCGTCACGGGCTGATCGACCTGGATATCGTCAGCAAGGGCGACCTGCATATCGACGACCACCACACGGTGGAAGACGTTGGCATCACCCTCGGCCAGGCGTTCGCCAAGGCTATCGGCGACAAAAAAGGCATCCGTCGCTACGGTCACGCCTATGTCCCGCTGGACGAAGCGCTGTCGCGCGTAGTCATCGACTTCTCCGGCCGCCCAGGCCTGCAGATGCACGTGCCCTACACCCGCGCCACCGTGGGCGGCTTTGACGTCGACCTGTTCCAGGAATTTTTCCAGGGTTTCGTCAACCACGCACTTGTCAGCCTGCACATCGACAACCTGCGCGGCACCAACACCCACCACCAGATCGAAACCGTGTTCAAGGCTTTCGGCCGCGCGCTGCGCATGGCCGTCGAGCTGGATGACCGCATGGCCGGGCAAATGCCGTCGACCAAGGGCGTCCTGTAATGCAGACGGTCGCGGTTATCGATTACGGCATGGGTAACCTGCACTCGGTGGCCAAGGCCCTCGAGCACGTCGGTGCCGGCAAGGTGCTGATCACCAGCGATGCCAACGTGATTCGCGAGGCCGACCGCGTGGTGTTCCCTGGTGTTGGCGCGATTCGCGATTGCATGGCCGAGATCCGCCGCCTGGGCTTTGACAGCCTGGTGCGCGAAGTCAGCCAGGACCGTCCGTTCCTCGGCATCTGCGTGGGCATGCAAGCCTTGCTCGACAGCAGTGAAGAGAACGACGGCGTCGACTGCATCGGTTTGTTCCCGGGCCAGGTGAAGTTCTTTGGCAAAGACCTGCATGAAGACGGCGAACACCTGAAAGTCCCGCACATGGGCTGGAACGAGGTCCGCCAGACCGTGGATCACCCGCTGTGGCACGAAGTGCCGGACATGGCGCGCTTCTACTTCGTGCACAGCTACTACATCGCCGCCGGTCAACCGGCCCAGGTGGTGGGTGGCGGACACTACGGCGTCGACTTCGCCGCAGCGCTGGCCGAAGGTTCGCGCTTTGCCGTGCAGTTCCACCCGGAGAAGAGCCATACCCACGGCCTGCAATTGCTGCAGAACTTCGCCGCCTGGGATGGTCGCTGGTAATGGCCAGGAAGCCGAAGCAGCCGATCTTGAACCTCACCCCCGAGCAGGAGAGTGAGGCTACCCTCAAGATCAAGCGCTTCATGGAAGACCGCTTCGAGCTCAAGCTGGGCTCGTTCGAGGTCGCCGAGATTCTTGAGCTGTTCACCACCGAAGTGGCTCCGCATTATTACAACAGAGCGATTTTCGATACGCAGACGCTCCTTAAAGAAAGGTTCGAAAGCATCGAAAGCGACCTGTGGTCGCTTGAGAAACCCTGATTTCCCAAGCATTGCTGAATATCGAATAAGGTTTGCCAGATGCTGATTATCCCCGCTATCGATCTCAAGGACGGCGCCTGCGTCCGTCTGCGCCAAGGCCGCATGGAAGACTCCACCGTGTTCTCCGATGACCCGGTGAGCATGGCTGCCAAATGGGTGGAAGGGGGCTGCCGTCGTCTGCATCTGGTGGACCTGAACGGCGCCTTCGAAGGCCAACCGGTCAACGGCGAGGTGGTCACTGCGATCGCCAAACGCTACCCGAACCTGCCGATTCAGATCGGCGGCGGTATCCGCTCCCTGGAAACCATCGAGCACTACGTCAAGGCTGGCGTGAGCTACGTGATCATTGGCACCAAGGCCGTGAAAGACCCAGCCTTCGTCGCCGAAGCCTGCCGCGCATTCCCAGGCAAAGTCATCGTGGGCCTGGACGCCAAGGATGGTTTCGTCGCCACCGACGGCTGGGCTGAAATCAGCACCATCCAAGTGATTGACCTGGCCAAGCAGTTCGAAGCCGACGGCGTGTCCGCCATCGTTTATACCGACATCGCCAAAGACGGCATGATGCAGGGCTGCAACGTGCCGTTCACCGCTGCGCTGGCCGCTGCGACAAAGATTCCGGTGATCGCCTCCGGCGGCATTCACAACCTGGGCGACATCAAGTCGCTGCTGGACGCCAAGGCCCCCGGCATCATCGGCGCCATCACCGGCCGCGCGATCTACGAAGGTACCCTGGACGTCGCCGAAGCCCAGGCTTACTGCGACGCCTACAACGGCTGAGGACTGACCATGGCGCTGGCCAAACGCATCATCCCTTGCCTGGACGTCGACAACGGTCGCGTGGTCAAGGGCGTCAAGTTCGAGAACATCCGTGATGCCGGCGACCCGGTGGAAATCGCGCGTCGCTACGATGAGCAAGGTGCCGACGAGATTACCTTTCTCGACATCACTGCCAGCGTCGACGGCCGCGACACCACATTGCATACCGTCGAACGCATGGCCAGCCAGGTATTCATCCCGCTGACCGTGGGCGGTGGTGTGCGCACCGTGCAGGACATCCGCAACTTGCTCAATGCCGGCGCGGACAAGGTGTCGATCAACACGGCAGCGGTGTTCAACCCGGAGTTCGTCGGCGAAGCAGCGCAGCACTTCGGCTCGCAATGCATCGTCGTTGCCATCGACGCCAAAAAAGTCTCCGGCCCGGGCGAAACCCCGCGCTGGGAGATCTTCACCCACGGCGGTCGCAAGCCGACCGGCCTGGACGCGGTGGAGTGGGCAATGAAGATGGAAGCCCTCGGCGCCGGTGAAATCCTGCTGACCAGCATGGACCAGGACGGCATGAAAAACGGCTTCGACCTGGGCGTGACCCGCGCCATCAGCGATGCGCTGGGCATTCCAGTGATCGCTTCCGGCGGCGTCGGCAACCTGCAGCATTTAGCCGATGGTGTGATCGAAGGCCACGCCAGCGCGGTGCTGGCGGCGAGTATTTTCCACTTTGGCGAGTACACCGTTCCCGAGGCCAAGGCCTACATGGCGGCGCGCGGTATCGTCGTTCGCTAAACGCTGCTGGACACCATGGCAAGTGCGCGGCACTCTCTGCGCTTGCCATGGATTCCGGTAGCCTTCATGTTCAAGACCCTGCTGCTCGCCCTCGCCAGTACTTCCCTCCTGCTGGCAGGTTCGGCCAACGCCGAAGAACCGTCTGACGCCTCCCTGGTGTTGCTGACGGAAAACTTCCCGCCCTACAACATGGCGAAAAACGGCAAGAACTTCGCCAAGGACGAGAACATCGAAGGCATCGCCGTGGACATCGTGCGCGAGACCTTCAAGCGTGCCGGCATTTCCTACAACCTCACCCTGCGTTTTCCTTGGGA
Encoded proteins:
- a CDS encoding DUF2164 domain-containing protein; this encodes MARKPKQPILNLTPEQESEATLKIKRFMEDRFELKLGSFEVAEILELFTTEVAPHYYNRAIFDTQTLLKERFESIESDLWSLEKP
- the hisH gene encoding imidazole glycerol phosphate synthase subunit HisH, producing MQTVAVIDYGMGNLHSVAKALEHVGAGKVLITSDANVIREADRVVFPGVGAIRDCMAEIRRLGFDSLVREVSQDRPFLGICVGMQALLDSSEENDGVDCIGLFPGQVKFFGKDLHEDGEHLKVPHMGWNEVRQTVDHPLWHEVPDMARFYFVHSYYIAAGQPAQVVGGGHYGVDFAAALAEGSRFAVQFHPEKSHTHGLQLLQNFAAWDGRW
- the hisB gene encoding imidazoleglycerol-phosphate dehydratase HisB, whose amino-acid sequence is MAERKASVERDTLETQIKASINLDGTGKARFDIGVPFLEHMLDQIARHGLIDLDIVSKGDLHIDDHHTVEDVGITLGQAFAKAIGDKKGIRRYGHAYVPLDEALSRVVIDFSGRPGLQMHVPYTRATVGGFDVDLFQEFFQGFVNHALVSLHIDNLRGTNTHHQIETVFKAFGRALRMAVELDDRMAGQMPSTKGVL
- the hisA gene encoding 1-(5-phosphoribosyl)-5-[(5-phosphoribosylamino)methylideneamino]imidazole-4-carboxamide isomerase — encoded protein: MLIIPAIDLKDGACVRLRQGRMEDSTVFSDDPVSMAAKWVEGGCRRLHLVDLNGAFEGQPVNGEVVTAIAKRYPNLPIQIGGGIRSLETIEHYVKAGVSYVIIGTKAVKDPAFVAEACRAFPGKVIVGLDAKDGFVATDGWAEISTIQVIDLAKQFEADGVSAIVYTDIAKDGMMQGCNVPFTAALAAATKIPVIASGGIHNLGDIKSLLDAKAPGIIGAITGRAIYEGTLDVAEAQAYCDAYNG
- a CDS encoding OFA family MFS transporter is translated as MSTSTAAGSSAAKPAFLSKERIIAKPGFNRWLVPPAALAIHLCIGMAYGFSVFWLPLSKALGITKPVGCAPDMSFIAQVFSSQCDWPISMLGWIYTLFFIFLGCSAAIWGGWLEHAGPRKAGVVSALCWCGGLLISALGIYTHQIWLMWIGSGVIGGIGLGLGYISPVSTLIKWFPDKRGMATGMAIMGFGGGAMVGAPLAAALMGHFATPDSVGVWQSFLVMAAIYFVFMIGGALSYRVPPTGWKPEGWTAPAKKASNAMITHRHVHVNVAWKTPQFRLVWLVLCLNVSAGIGILGMASPLLQEVFGGKLLGVDVPFGQLDAGQLASIAAIAAGFTGLLSLFNIGGRFFWASFSDYLGRKNTYFVFFALGFALYALIPNLGHLGNVALFVAAFCIILSMYGGGFATVPAYLADLFGTQMVGAIHGRLLTAWAAAGVLGPVLVNYLREYQLSIGVERAAAYDITLYILAGLLVLGFICNLLVRPVADKYFMTDAELAAEQALGHDKGADATTSLEWKAASGTVPLAIAAWLVVGIPLAWGVWVTLQKTAVLFR
- the hisF gene encoding imidazole glycerol phosphate synthase subunit HisF; the encoded protein is MALAKRIIPCLDVDNGRVVKGVKFENIRDAGDPVEIARRYDEQGADEITFLDITASVDGRDTTLHTVERMASQVFIPLTVGGGVRTVQDIRNLLNAGADKVSINTAAVFNPEFVGEAAQHFGSQCIVVAIDAKKVSGPGETPRWEIFTHGGRKPTGLDAVEWAMKMEALGAGEILLTSMDQDGMKNGFDLGVTRAISDALGIPVIASGGVGNLQHLADGVIEGHASAVLAASIFHFGEYTVPEAKAYMAARGIVVR